A single window of Bufo bufo chromosome 10, aBufBuf1.1, whole genome shotgun sequence DNA harbors:
- the LOC120980727 gene encoding testis, prostate and placenta-expressed protein: MAVSQHRHSCVLDKFSPMYHLAGVKHTLYHPRLPTLRRMEMDSMAHKLSDEHSRSSTPCDHRTFRNARCTMYDAEKHLLPSLEITDTGRRLTQQRANYNMAAQLLGQREEKDTTGRKNGKHSPRSATASGHLGLTDLRRMDLGFSGYAVRFLSPNVTHSWRFCLEHNPGLDEYGQKPVPVETMNTFRTFGRSYR; the protein is encoded by the exons ATGGCTGTATCCCAGCACCGTCATAGCTGTGTCTTGGACAAGTTCTCTCCTATGTACCACCTAGCGGGAGTAAAGCACACCCTGTACCACCCACGGCTGCCTACCCTGCGCAGGATGGAGATGGACAGCATGGCCCACAAGCTAAGTGATGAGCACTCAAGGAGCAGCACGCCCTGCGACCACA GAACCTTCCGGAACGCCAGGTGCACCATGTATGACGCAGAGAAGCATCTTCTACCATCTCTG GAAATCACAGACACAGGGAGGCGGCTGACGCAGCAACGTGCAAACTATAACATGGCGGCACAACTCCTGGGACAGCGCGAAGAGAAAGACACAACCGGTAGGAAAAACGGAAAACACAGCCCCAGAAGTGCCACAGCCTCCGGGCATCTTGGACTGACAGATCTAAGGAGAATGG ATTTGGGGTTTAGTGGCTATGCTGTGAGGTTCCTGTCCCCTAATGTCACTCATTCCTGGAGG TTCTGCCTAGAGCACAATCCGGGTCTGGATGAATATGGACAAAAGCCAGTTCCTGTGGAGACCAT GAACACTTTTCGCACATTCGGCCGTTCATACAGATGA